From one Cupriavidus oxalaticus genomic stretch:
- a CDS encoding aromatic ring-hydroxylating oxygenase subunit alpha: MHTVPLPDSHAIDPHANAPVRDLRRVPIHPDHWFPLAWSNEVKRGKAHGVHFAGDPIVLIRTVSGTIFALEDRCAHRQVPLHAGVVEGESIRCGYHGWTYDCTGRCIDVPYLGRERLPNGVRAYPCREVHGLIFVFPGDGALAKERPLPALPSVADKAYKTRRFGREVKCHYSFMHENLMDMNHQFLHRRQMGQMRARSLGRRRGEDWVEVDYTFARMEGKQPVGEALVFGASKKNCDRDNKDVMTVRTIYPYQTLQIRSGDGTLVMDLWIVYVPLDAAQRTNRTFGLLSIRKPGIPFALDLAWPLLVWFTERIFREDRWIVEREQEAHDKQGGDWNHEVFPVINELRDLLRNCGGRAVIPLREVVTRPDGEANGD, translated from the coding sequence ATGCATACAGTGCCTTTGCCGGATAGCCATGCCATCGACCCGCACGCTAATGCGCCCGTGCGCGACCTGCGCCGTGTGCCCATCCATCCCGATCACTGGTTCCCATTGGCTTGGTCAAATGAGGTCAAGCGGGGCAAAGCCCACGGGGTGCATTTTGCCGGCGATCCGATCGTACTGATTCGTACCGTGTCCGGTACGATATTCGCACTGGAGGATCGTTGCGCACACCGGCAGGTGCCGCTGCACGCGGGCGTGGTGGAAGGCGAGTCCATCCGCTGTGGCTATCACGGCTGGACTTATGACTGCACCGGCCGCTGCATCGATGTGCCATACCTCGGGCGTGAGCGCCTGCCCAACGGCGTGCGTGCCTATCCCTGCCGCGAGGTGCACGGCCTGATCTTTGTCTTTCCTGGCGATGGGGCGCTTGCCAAGGAGCGGCCGCTGCCCGCTCTGCCATCGGTGGCGGACAAGGCGTACAAGACGCGTCGCTTTGGCCGCGAGGTCAAGTGCCACTACTCCTTCATGCATGAGAACCTGATGGACATGAACCACCAGTTCCTACACCGGCGGCAGATGGGACAGATGCGCGCGCGCTCGCTGGGCCGCCGTCGCGGAGAGGACTGGGTGGAAGTGGACTACACGTTCGCGCGCATGGAAGGCAAGCAGCCTGTGGGCGAGGCGCTGGTGTTTGGCGCCAGCAAGAAGAACTGCGACCGGGACAACAAGGACGTGATGACGGTGCGCACCATATATCCGTACCAGACCCTCCAGATCCGCTCGGGCGACGGCACGTTGGTGATGGACCTGTGGATCGTCTACGTGCCGCTGGACGCGGCGCAGCGCACCAACCGGACGTTTGGCCTGCTTTCCATCCGCAAGCCCGGCATTCCGTTTGCACTGGACCTGGCATGGCCGCTGCTGGTCTGGTTCACAGAACGCATCTTCAGGGAGGACCGCTGGATCGTCGAGCGCGAGCAAGAGGCCCACGACAAGCAGGGGGGCGACTGGAATCACGAGGTATTTCCGGTAATCAACGAATTGCGAGACCTGCTGCGCAACTGCGGCGGCCGCGCCGTCATCCCGCTCCGCGAGGTGGTGACACGGCCTGACGGCGAGGCCAACGGGGACTAG
- a CDS encoding response regulator, which yields MPQTRVLLADDHTLFREGLAALLEREADMTVVGQAGDGMEALRMAQALLPDVIALDLGMPVLNGIDALCRIVPDVPSARVLCLSAHGEQRRIAAALDAGALGYLLKDCACDELGKAIRTVAGGRSYLSPEVATAMVASLRCARHHGSIEPSAQLSTRERQILQLLVEGHSTREIAERLHISGKTVGTHREHIMAKLQVKGIAQLTRYAIREDLF from the coding sequence ATGCCGCAAACTCGTGTTTTGCTTGCCGACGATCACACGCTCTTCCGGGAGGGACTTGCCGCCTTGCTTGAGCGCGAAGCGGACATGACCGTTGTCGGCCAGGCCGGCGACGGCATGGAAGCCTTGCGCATGGCGCAGGCCTTGCTCCCGGACGTGATCGCCCTCGATCTCGGCATGCCGGTACTCAACGGCATCGACGCGCTCTGCCGCATCGTGCCGGACGTGCCCTCGGCGCGCGTCCTGTGCCTCTCGGCGCATGGCGAGCAGCGCAGGATCGCCGCCGCGCTGGACGCCGGCGCGCTTGGCTACCTGCTCAAGGATTGCGCCTGCGACGAACTCGGCAAGGCCATCCGCACGGTGGCGGGAGGACGTTCCTATCTCAGTCCCGAGGTGGCCACCGCGATGGTCGCCAGCCTGCGCTGCGCGCGGCACCACGGCTCGATCGAGCCGAGCGCGCAGCTCAGCACGCGCGAGCGGCAGATCCTGCAGTTGCTGGTGGAGGGGCACTCCACCCGGGAGATTGCCGAACGGCTGCACATCAGCGGCAAAACGGTGGGTACCCATCGCGAGCACATCATGGCCAAGCTCCAGGTCAAGGGCATTGCCCAGCTGACGCGCTACGCGATTCGCGAAGACCTCTTCTAG
- a CDS encoding sensor histidine kinase, translated as MLQNKNAGAAPGDSDGLVPGGAPAYQANRPVRGRRREQQQAILDASHAARECERQRIACSLHDEVGQALALALLRLGQLEKLACPPQARALIGEARTLVAEAAASVRAATIDLGLGLLAQGPLDDALRSLAHCAGEGSSGVPRLLLDLRGPQAPLEQAATAVLLRVVKELLANVRKHSGASQVWVRTACKRGHVTVSVEDDGRGFDPGSVAGQGSAGGGFGLPSSAAQLRALGARLEVGSAHGSGTHVRIVMPTGHWRAAGVDTGGSAHRDVIHTMPRG; from the coding sequence ATGTTGCAGAACAAGAATGCCGGGGCGGCGCCCGGGGACAGCGACGGGCTTGTCCCAGGGGGCGCGCCCGCGTACCAGGCCAATCGTCCAGTGCGCGGGCGGCGGCGCGAGCAACAGCAGGCCATCCTCGACGCCAGCCATGCGGCCCGGGAGTGTGAGCGGCAGCGCATCGCCTGCAGCCTGCACGACGAAGTGGGCCAGGCGCTTGCCCTCGCGCTATTGCGGCTGGGCCAGTTGGAGAAGCTGGCATGCCCGCCGCAGGCACGCGCGCTGATCGGCGAGGCGCGTACGCTGGTGGCGGAGGCTGCCGCCAGCGTACGCGCGGCGACGATCGATCTCGGCCTTGGCCTGCTGGCGCAGGGGCCGCTCGACGACGCGCTGCGTAGCCTGGCGCATTGCGCAGGGGAAGGATCGAGCGGGGTTCCCCGCCTGCTGCTGGATCTGCGCGGCCCCCAGGCGCCGCTTGAGCAAGCTGCCACCGCGGTGTTGCTGCGCGTGGTGAAGGAGCTGCTTGCCAACGTTCGCAAGCATAGCGGCGCATCCCAGGTGTGGGTGCGTACGGCCTGTAAGCGCGGCCACGTCACGGTCAGCGTGGAGGACGACGGCCGTGGCTTCGATCCGGGCTCTGTTGCCGGCCAGGGCAGTGCTGGGGGCGGTTTTGGCCTTCCCAGCAGCGCGGCACAGCTTCGCGCGCTGGGGGCACGCCTCGAAGTGGGCTCCGCGCACGGCAGCGGCACGCACGTGCGCATCGTGATGCCCACGGGGCACTGGCGGGCGGCGGGCGTCGATACCGGCGGCTCGGCGCACCGCGACGTAATCCACACCATGCCGCGAGGTTGA
- a CDS encoding response regulator transcription factor, whose translation MLTQRERDIAQRVAAGHTSKRIARELGLSNLTVRKHRENLYRKLGVGNAAGVAIYCLRHGLWRHE comes from the coding sequence GTGCTGACGCAGCGTGAGCGTGACATTGCGCAACGGGTAGCAGCGGGGCATACCAGCAAGCGGATTGCCAGGGAACTCGGCCTGAGCAACCTGACCGTGCGCAAGCATCGGGAGAACCTGTACCGGAAACTCGGCGTGGGCAATGCGGCCGGCGTGGCGATCTATTGCCTGCGCCATGGCCTCTGGCGCCATGAGTGA
- a CDS encoding response regulator transcription factor, protein MQAQSILYATLTQRELEVLGLIASGMSCRAVAAALQISVLTARKHRSNLLAKTGLRNAAQLAAYAVAHGFRRSRAAHRGGNGGASGGRATGCADAA, encoded by the coding sequence ATGCAGGCTCAAAGCATTCTCTACGCCACGCTGACGCAGCGCGAACTTGAAGTCCTGGGGCTGATCGCATCCGGCATGAGTTGCCGCGCCGTTGCCGCTGCATTGCAGATCAGCGTGCTGACCGCCCGCAAGCATCGCAGCAACTTGCTGGCCAAGACGGGCTTGCGCAATGCGGCGCAGCTTGCCGCCTACGCGGTGGCGCACGGCTTTCGTCGATCTCGCGCGGCCCATCGAGGCGGCAATGGCGGCGCATCCGGCGGGCGTGCCACCGGCTGTGCTGACGCAGCGTGA
- a CDS encoding dienelactone hydrolase family protein → MRHIGQTVSFIRPDGQSVNGYLARPDLTDGAPAIIVVQEWWGLNNQIRGVADRLGRAGYYALVPDLYRGASTVEQEEAHHLMSKLNFGDAVAQDIRGAVQYLGTLSSRIGITGFCMGGALTLLSLNSIPELNAGVPFYGMPPLEAIDPANIKVPVLVHSAAQDAFFAAEDFDKLEEKLRAGGVDATFHRYLAHHAFANEEAIGDGRIAGTQYDAAWAQVAWDRTLTFFARHLWR, encoded by the coding sequence ATGCGACACATCGGTCAGACCGTCTCGTTCATCCGTCCCGACGGCCAGTCGGTCAACGGCTACCTTGCCAGGCCGGATCTCACTGACGGCGCGCCGGCCATCATCGTTGTCCAGGAGTGGTGGGGGCTGAACAACCAGATTCGCGGCGTGGCCGACCGCCTTGGGCGTGCCGGTTACTACGCGCTGGTACCTGACCTCTACCGCGGCGCCAGCACGGTCGAGCAGGAAGAGGCCCACCACCTGATGTCCAAGCTGAACTTCGGCGACGCCGTGGCGCAGGACATCCGCGGCGCCGTGCAGTACCTCGGCACCCTGAGCAGCCGCATCGGTATCACCGGCTTCTGCATGGGTGGTGCGCTGACACTGCTGTCGCTGAACTCCATCCCCGAGCTGAACGCAGGTGTGCCGTTCTACGGCATGCCGCCGCTGGAAGCGATCGATCCTGCCAATATCAAGGTGCCGGTGCTCGTTCACTCGGCCGCGCAGGACGCGTTCTTTGCGGCCGAGGACTTCGACAAGCTCGAGGAGAAGCTGCGCGCCGGCGGCGTCGACGCGACGTTCCACCGTTACCTCGCGCACCATGCCTTTGCCAACGAGGAGGCCATCGGCGACGGCCGCATCGCCGGTACCCAGTACGACGCCGCTTGGGCGCAGGTCGCCTGGGACCGCACGCTGACGTTCTTCGCGCGCCACCTTTGGCGCTGA
- a CDS encoding SDR family oxidoreductase yields the protein MKIVVIGGSGLIGSRLVTLLNEAGHTAVAASPRTGVNTVTGEGLSHALVNADVVVDVTNAPSWEPQAVLDFFRTSARNLGKAEVAAGVRHHVALSIVGADRMPDNAYFTAKVAQEAVIDAAGVPYTIVRATQFMEFIGAIADYGTDGGTVRIGDGMFQPIAADDVAAALAQVALGAPLNGTIDIAGPDRAPFAQIVSRYLKSVGDARTVVTDPDARYYGGQVEELSLVPLGDARIGRTSLDQWLARAHVK from the coding sequence ATGAAGATCGTTGTAATCGGTGGTTCTGGCCTGATCGGCTCACGTCTTGTCACGCTGCTCAATGAGGCGGGCCATACGGCAGTCGCCGCATCGCCGCGTACCGGTGTCAACACAGTGACCGGCGAAGGCCTAAGCCATGCACTGGTGAATGCGGATGTCGTCGTGGATGTGACGAATGCGCCGTCTTGGGAGCCGCAGGCGGTGCTCGACTTCTTCCGCACCTCGGCACGCAATCTCGGCAAGGCCGAGGTGGCTGCGGGGGTGCGCCATCACGTCGCGCTGTCGATCGTCGGCGCCGACCGCATGCCGGACAACGCGTATTTCACGGCCAAGGTTGCACAGGAAGCGGTGATCGACGCGGCCGGTGTGCCATACACGATCGTGCGCGCCACGCAGTTCATGGAATTCATCGGGGCCATCGCGGATTACGGTACGGATGGCGGCACTGTGCGCATTGGCGACGGGATGTTCCAGCCGATCGCTGCGGATGACGTCGCGGCGGCGCTTGCGCAGGTCGCGCTGGGGGCGCCGCTAAACGGCACCATCGACATCGCCGGACCGGACCGCGCGCCCTTCGCGCAGATCGTTTCGCGCTATCTGAAGTCGGTGGGCGACGCGCGCACCGTCGTGACGGATCCCGACGCGCGATACTACGGCGGCCAAGTCGAGGAACTGTCGCTCGTGCCGCTGGGCGATGCGCGGATAGGTCGCACCAGTCTCGATCAGTGGCTGGCGCGCGCTCATGTGAAGTGA
- a CDS encoding carboxymuconolactone decarboxylase family protein, which yields MAQRINYFQQSPELLKKLMELNSLFPKTTIEEHVRGLVEIRASQLNGCAFCVDMHIKTAKIHGERELRLHHVAIWRESTLFSPRERAALAWTEALTRLSAEGVPDDIYERVRTQYSEKELSDLTFLVGAINTWNRLNVAFRMVPGAFDKTFGLDKANLE from the coding sequence ATGGCTCAACGCATCAACTACTTTCAGCAATCCCCGGAACTGTTAAAAAAGCTCATGGAGCTCAACAGCCTGTTCCCGAAGACGACGATCGAGGAACACGTTCGCGGACTCGTCGAGATTCGCGCGTCGCAGCTCAACGGTTGTGCATTCTGCGTCGACATGCATATCAAGACGGCGAAGATCCACGGCGAGCGCGAACTGCGGCTGCATCATGTAGCGATCTGGCGCGAATCCACGCTGTTCTCGCCGCGCGAGCGCGCAGCGCTGGCATGGACCGAAGCGTTGACCCGGCTGTCCGCAGAAGGTGTGCCCGACGATATCTACGAGCGCGTGCGCACCCAGTATTCCGAAAAGGAGCTGTCCGACCTGACTTTCCTGGTGGGCGCAATCAATACCTGGAACCGGTTGAACGTAGCGTTCCGCATGGTGCCGGGCGCGTTTGACAAGACGTTCGGACTGGACAAAGCCAATCTGGAGTGA
- a CDS encoding cupin domain-containing protein: MKGMIAMAASLLLAMSVQLAHAAPPDVVVKPLTTKALPDYPGKEVEMITVEYPPGAYDPVHRHDAHAFVYVLEGSIVMGVKGGKEVTLKAGETFYEGPDDLHTVGRNASNTKPAKFVVLLIKKQGAPIFTPVM, encoded by the coding sequence ATGAAAGGCATGATTGCGATGGCGGCAAGCCTGCTGCTGGCGATGTCGGTGCAGCTGGCCCACGCAGCGCCGCCGGACGTCGTGGTCAAACCGCTGACCACGAAGGCATTGCCCGATTATCCGGGCAAGGAAGTGGAAATGATCACGGTGGAGTATCCGCCTGGCGCCTACGACCCTGTGCATCGTCATGATGCGCACGCGTTCGTCTACGTGCTCGAAGGCAGCATTGTGATGGGCGTGAAGGGCGGCAAGGAAGTCACGCTCAAGGCGGGCGAAACCTTCTATGAAGGCCCGGACGATCTCCACACTGTTGGGCGCAATGCCAGCAACACCAAGCCGGCGAAGTTCGTCGTGCTCCTGATCAAAAAGCAGGGGGCGCCGATCTTCACGCCGGTGATGTAG
- a CDS encoding ATP-binding protein codes for MNGDSDDIRELRISTSQADAGCVVVTVCDPGPGFASQNPEQALAPSFTTKPTGLGMRLSICRSIIDAHGGELSIGNGVPPLDDDAGPAR; via the coding sequence ATGAACGGGGACAGCGATGATATCCGTGAACTGCGCATCAGCACCAGTCAGGCCGACGCTGGCTGTGTGGTTGTGACTGTTTGTGACCCGGGGCCGGGCTTTGCATCGCAAAACCCCGAGCAGGCGTTGGCACCGTCCTTCACGACCAAGCCGACGGGTCTCGGGATGAGGCTGTCGATCTGTCGTTCGATCATCGATGCGCACGGCGGCGAGCTGTCGATCGGCAATGGCGTGCCCCCATTGGATGATGATGCGGGACCTGCTCGCTGA
- the phaZ gene encoding polyhydroxyalkanoate depolymerase, which yields MLYRFMEYQRAMFAPFAVWAANAASAFSDHENPLSQIPGAHMFATGYEMLSRLGQSDDKPGFGIAAIEHNGCVVPVVEQVVLERAFCRLLRFAPDPVALGPAASHTRPAVLVCAPLAGHHAVMLREVVETLLAEHIVYVTDWIDARCVPVVDGPFHLDDYVTELQAFIRQIGTEDPLHVIAICQATVPALAAVSLLASADEPAPRSLILMGGPIDARRSPTAVGRFAADHSLMWFQRNLIYTVPGRYAGAGRKVYPNFLQLAGLMAAQPGLLAASHWDYYLERAAGDYERAEALRRVCDGYHAVLDMAAEFYLDTIQIVFQEFRLAHDNWFVQGQLVRPQDIRATRLLTIEGEHDAISGCGQTHAAHALCRGIAARDKRHMTARHCGHYDLFSGTRWRSEIYPGIRTLTRQDT from the coding sequence ATGCTCTACCGGTTCATGGAGTATCAGCGTGCAATGTTCGCGCCATTCGCTGTGTGGGCAGCGAACGCGGCCAGCGCGTTTTCCGATCATGAGAACCCGCTGTCGCAGATACCGGGCGCTCACATGTTTGCCACTGGTTACGAAATGCTGTCCCGTCTGGGACAAAGCGACGACAAGCCGGGGTTCGGTATCGCAGCCATTGAGCACAACGGCTGCGTCGTCCCGGTGGTGGAGCAAGTCGTCCTGGAACGGGCATTTTGCCGCCTATTGCGCTTCGCACCGGATCCGGTCGCTCTTGGCCCCGCCGCCTCCCATACAAGACCTGCTGTGCTGGTCTGTGCGCCGCTGGCAGGGCATCACGCCGTCATGCTCCGCGAGGTCGTCGAAACCTTATTGGCAGAGCATATCGTCTATGTGACGGACTGGATCGATGCGCGCTGTGTGCCCGTGGTGGACGGGCCGTTTCACCTGGATGACTATGTCACCGAACTGCAGGCTTTTATTCGTCAGATTGGCACGGAGGACCCGCTGCACGTGATTGCCATCTGCCAGGCTACCGTACCGGCCCTGGCAGCTGTTTCGCTGTTGGCCAGCGCGGACGAGCCGGCTCCCCGCAGCCTGATCCTAATGGGCGGGCCGATCGATGCGCGTCGCAGCCCTACCGCGGTGGGAAGGTTCGCCGCAGACCACTCCCTCATGTGGTTCCAACGGAATTTGATCTATACCGTGCCCGGTCGCTATGCCGGTGCCGGTCGCAAGGTGTACCCGAACTTCCTGCAGCTTGCCGGTTTGATGGCGGCACAGCCAGGTTTGTTGGCGGCGTCGCATTGGGACTATTATTTGGAACGCGCCGCAGGTGACTACGAGCGTGCCGAAGCCCTCCGGCGCGTTTGCGATGGCTACCACGCGGTGCTCGACATGGCGGCAGAGTTCTACCTGGATACCATCCAGATCGTGTTCCAGGAATTCCGTCTGGCGCACGACAATTGGTTCGTGCAAGGACAGCTCGTGCGTCCGCAAGACATCCGAGCCACTAGGCTCTTGACCATAGAAGGCGAACACGACGCCATTTCCGGCTGCGGACAGACGCACGCGGCGCATGCTCTGTGTCGCGGCATTGCGGCACGCGACAAGCGGCATATGACAGCGCGCCACTGCGGCCACTATGATCTATTCTCTGGCACCCGCTGGCGCTCAGAAATCTACCCTGGTATCCGCACGCTGACTCGACAGGATACCTAG
- a CDS encoding PilZ domain-containing protein, with translation MTVSRSSSNAPTALNVGNAGSAQRTRRCVLACPYPGYQALCRRLPTAFVVEDPQVVYFQGRQALAAAFPRRIRYEERRRHPRATVPASLAFICELRLQNGERLRPEIGDVSQSGLGLRSNESDIRRLPIGTVLRGCKLELGQQRLQDITLQVAGCGLQWQGRSVMHTLGCAFVSLTLHQQTLLQRLVYQIERARRQ, from the coding sequence ATGACCGTCAGCCGTTCGAGTTCGAATGCCCCTACCGCTCTCAACGTGGGAAATGCCGGCAGTGCCCAGCGAACTCGTCGATGCGTTCTGGCATGCCCATATCCTGGATACCAGGCGCTATGCCGACGACTGCCGACTGCTTTCGTCGTCGAAGATCCGCAGGTCGTCTATTTTCAGGGTAGGCAAGCGTTGGCAGCGGCGTTCCCGCGGCGAATCCGCTACGAAGAACGGCGGCGGCATCCTCGTGCAACTGTGCCGGCCTCTTTGGCGTTCATCTGCGAACTGCGCCTTCAGAACGGTGAGCGGTTGAGACCGGAAATCGGGGACGTGTCACAATCCGGCCTTGGTCTGCGATCGAACGAAAGCGACATCCGTCGGCTACCGATCGGCACGGTCTTGAGAGGCTGCAAGCTCGAGCTTGGCCAGCAGCGCCTGCAAGATATCACGCTGCAGGTAGCGGGATGCGGCCTGCAGTGGCAGGGTCGAAGTGTGATGCACACGCTAGGCTGCGCCTTTGTCTCGCTCACACTCCATCAGCAGACCCTCTTACAGCGACTGGTCTACCAGATCGAACGCGCACGGCGGCAATGA
- a CDS encoding CHASE domain-containing protein, protein MSSGRLIFSEAKIPHVGIALRLPVYRKVPNLNSVEARRAAYVGSLGAGIRVADLLKDLASNENLRWVRFRVYDAGDFLGPRQRECPLFAGNGVAGLARPQADPGHTVPGDRD, encoded by the coding sequence GTGAGCAGCGGCCGGCTGATTTTCAGCGAAGCCAAGATCCCCCATGTGGGCATCGCCCTGCGTTTGCCGGTGTACCGCAAGGTGCCGAACCTGAACTCCGTGGAAGCCCGCCGCGCTGCTTACGTTGGCTCGCTCGGTGCAGGCATTCGCGTGGCTGATTTGCTGAAGGACCTGGCCAGCAACGAGAACCTGCGCTGGGTCAGGTTCCGCGTCTACGATGCCGGCGACTTTTTGGGACCTCGGCAAAGGGAATGCCCACTTTTCGCGGGAAATGGCGTTGCTGGCTTGGCGCGGCCACAAGCCGACCCCGGACACACTGTTCCAGGCGATCGAGACTAG
- a CDS encoding NUDIX domain-containing protein produces the protein MRLIKHSAGLVVLRPTVGQWLCLVLRAYRNWDMPKGIPEPNEEPLSAAMREAREETGLSTLELRWGKDYRETEPYTNGKIARFYLAASPSGEVRLPISAELGRPEHHEFRWVTFAEAQQLLPSRFEPILEWAQSMAGPPS, from the coding sequence ATGAGGCTCATTAAGCATTCTGCTGGATTGGTTGTGCTCCGACCTACGGTTGGTCAGTGGCTCTGCCTGGTCCTACGCGCATATCGAAATTGGGACATGCCCAAAGGCATACCAGAACCTAACGAAGAGCCATTATCGGCAGCGATGCGGGAAGCCAGGGAGGAAACCGGCTTGTCAACGCTTGAGCTTCGCTGGGGGAAGGACTATCGCGAAACAGAACCCTATACGAACGGCAAGATAGCGCGCTTCTATCTGGCGGCGTCACCGAGCGGTGAGGTGCGCTTACCAATTAGTGCTGAACTAGGGCGTCCAGAGCACCACGAGTTCCGCTGGGTGACATTTGCGGAGGCCCAGCAACTGCTGCCATCTCGGTTCGAGCCGATACTCGAATGGGCTCAGAGCATGGCCGGGCCGCCGAGCTAA
- a CDS encoding 3'-5' exonuclease encodes MQTVAVLDFETTGLSPSLGDRATEIAVILLRDGEIIDRYQSLMNAGRRIPSQVVSLTGITNDMIADAPAASKVMSEAARFVGRHPVVAHNAGFDRRFWQAELGLLDIAANQHFACTMLTSRRIYPHAQNHRLSTLVDLLHLPKTGRAHRAMADAEMTCHLWHRLRLDIARTYGVRQVDYALIARVQATNRAKVPMFLRSLAESDAD; translated from the coding sequence ATGCAGACGGTCGCGGTTCTTGATTTTGAAACGACGGGATTGTCGCCAAGTCTCGGTGACCGAGCCACGGAAATTGCTGTCATCTTGCTGCGTGACGGCGAGATTATCGACCGTTATCAAAGCTTGATGAACGCTGGAAGGCGTATCCCCTCGCAGGTTGTAAGCCTGACCGGAATCACCAATGACATGATCGCAGATGCGCCTGCCGCATCGAAGGTCATGAGTGAAGCGGCCAGGTTTGTCGGCAGACATCCGGTGGTAGCCCACAATGCCGGATTTGACCGAAGGTTTTGGCAAGCCGAGCTTGGGCTCCTGGACATCGCGGCCAATCAGCACTTCGCGTGCACGATGCTCACCTCCAGACGTATCTACCCACACGCTCAGAATCACAGGTTATCAACACTCGTCGATTTGCTCCATTTGCCCAAGACCGGGCGCGCGCACAGAGCGATGGCCGACGCTGAAATGACCTGCCATCTGTGGCATCGACTGCGACTCGATATCGCTCGGACGTACGGAGTCAGGCAGGTCGATTACGCGCTCATCGCCCGTGTTCAGGCCACCAACCGCGCCAAGGTTCCGATGTTCCTTCGTTCGCTAGCCGAATCGGACGCTGATTAG